A window of Halobellus ruber genomic DNA:
AGCCCTCCCCGAACGTATGAGCCAGCGTGCCACACTCGCGGAGACGACGAGCCTCTGTCCCGACTGCCTGCAGCAGGTCCCCGGCCGGTACGAGGAGCGCGACGGCGGCGTGTTCCTCACGCGGGACTGCCCGGATCACGGGGTCGCGAGCCGGCGGGTCTGGGGCTCTCACGACCACTGGGAGTGGGCCGCGGAGTTCGGGCCCAGCCCGGAGTACGACGGCGGCGACCTGGCGGTCGACGACGACCACGCGTGTCTGGCGGTCGTGGAAGTCACCGACGACTGCAACCTCTCGTGTTCGTACTGCTTTGCGAGCTCCGGCCCCGGCGGCGACCACCGGTCGACCGACGAGATCGAGGCGCTTCTCGATACGGTTGAGAACGCCGGCGGGCGGCCCATCCAGTTCTCCGGCGGGGAGCCGACCGTCCGCGACGACCTCCCGGACCTGGTCGAACGGGCCCGCGAGCGCGGCATCGACCACGTTGAGGTCAACACCAACGGGATCCGGCTCGCCACCGAGGAGGGGTACGCCGGGAAACTGGCCGACGCCGGCGTGACTGCCGTCTACCTCCAGTTCGACGGGCTGACGAGCGAGACCTACGAGACGATCCGGGAGGTGGATCTCGTAGAAGAGAAACACGCCGCGATCGAGGCCTGCCGCGACGCCGACCTCCCGGTCGTCCTCGTGCCCACGGTCGTCCCCGACGTCAACGACCACGAGATGGGCGACATCGTGCGGTTCGCTCTGGAGAACCGCGACGTGATCCGGTCGGTCAACTTCCAGCCGGTCGCGCACTTCGGGCGGTACGCCACCGACGACGGCCGCTTTGCGATCGACACCGCCACCCGCCTCCTGGCCGAGCAGATCGGGAGCTTGGAGCCGCGGGATATGTTGCCGGCGCCCTGCTGTTCGGCGTACTGCCAGATCGGGACCGCGTTCGTGCCGGCGGATGCCGATCCGAGCGTCGGCGACGGGTGTGGGAGCGACGGCGGTGCCGCGGCCGACGGGGCCGACGCCGGCGCGGACTGCGGGTGCGAGGACGCCGACGCCGGCGCGTTCGTCCCGCTCACGAAGTTCGTCGACGACCAACTCTGGGAGATGCTCTCGGGGATGGTCGACGAGGGCGACTACATGGAACTGCTCGCGGGGACGGCCGCCGGCGAGGAGTGGGCGTGCAAGACCGCCGGCTGTTGCGGCGTCGACGTCCCGGGCGGCGTCGAAGGCCTCTTCGACGAGGTCGTTCCGGTGTCGTTCACGGGGTTTATGGACGCCGACGCCGCGGACGTGAACCGGCTGAGCAACTGCTGTATCTCCGTTCCCACTGCGGACGGCGATCTGGTCCCGTTCTGCGGGTACAACATGACCACCGACGACGGCGAGTACGCGCTCCGGAACCGCAACGAGTGGGGCGGCCGGGCCGCGGTCGACGACCCGCGGGCCGCCACCGGGGCCGACGGCTCCGACCCGGACGCCGACGCTCCCACGGGCTACGAGGGCGACGGCGTGGCTGACGGCGGGCGCGTCGAGGACAGCCCCCGGACGGACTGCGACCCCGACTCGGGCTGCTGTGGGGACGGCCGATGAACGGCCTCGTCGACGCGGCGCTTGCGAACCCCTGGTCGACGCTCGATCGGCTGCTCGACGGGCCGCTTCACCCTGGCGGCACCGACGCGACTGCCGCCCTCCTCGACCGCGCTGACGTCGGCTCCGACACGCGCGTGCTCGACGTCGGCTGTGGCGCCGGCGAGGCGCTCGCTGTTGCCCGCGAGCGGGGCGCCGACGCCGTCGGCGTCGACCCCTCGCCCGACGCGGCCGGCACGATCCGCGGCGACGCAACGGCGCTCCCGATCCGGGAATCGAGCGTCGACGTCCTGCTCGCGGAGTGTGTGCTCTGTCTCACCGACCTCCCGGCCGCGCTCGGGGAGGCCCGCCGGGTACTGGTCGACGGCGGCCGGCTCGCTGTCTCGGAGGTCGTGGTCGACGGCGGCGGCCCGGCGGTCCCCGAGCGGGTCGCGGAGGCCCTCTGTCTCTCCGGGGCGCGGAGCCGCGATCGGCTCCGGTCCGCGATCACGGGCGCCGGGTTCGCGGTTCGGACTATGACCGACCACCACGACGACCTGCTCGCAATGCGGGACCGCGTGACCGACCGGGTCGACTACGAGGGGCTGCTCGGGCTGATGGGCGAGCGGGGACAACGGGCGCTCGACGCCATCGAGACGCTCGAAACCGCGGTCGAGGCCGGCGAGGTGAGCTACGTCTCGGTCGTCGCGGACGCGCCGCAGTAAGCCGGCCGTCATACCCCCGTTTGTGGCCGGCGGACAGCCTCCCATCCGTCGACCGGTCGTTGGACAGCTATATCACGGGCTCGCCCGGGGACGTACGTATGGATGGTGCTGCAGCCCCACTCGTGACCCCGTTCACCGGGGACGGCGACGTCGACGAACGGACGCTCTCCGACCTCGTCGGCTGGCTTGAGGACCGCGGGATCGACTTCCTCGTCCCCTGTGGGTCGACCGGCGAGGCGGAACTCCTGACCGCCGCCGAGCGGACCCGCGTGATCGAAACCGTCGCCGACGCGGCCTCGGTGCCGATCCTCGCGGGCACCGGCAGCCCGGGCGTCCGGGAGACCCGCGCGGCGACCGCGTCGGCGGCGGAGGCCGGCGCCGACGCCGCCCTGGTGGTCACGCCGTTCTACTACCCCCACGACCAGTCGGCGCTTGCGGACTACTACCGCGACCTCGCCGACGCGGCGTCGATCCCGATCTACCTCTACTCGGTGCCGGCGTTCACCGACGTCCGGCTCGACCCCGGGACTGCCGCGGCGCTCGCCGATCACCCGAACGTCGCCGGGATGAAGGACTCCGCCGGCGACGTCGCGAGTTTCGTCCGGCTGGTCCGGGGGACGGCCGACGCCGACTTCGACCCGCTGGTCGGCAGCGGCGGGGTGTTCGCCCAGGCGCTGGCCGCGGGCGCGACCGGCGGGGTCCTGGCGCTGTCGAACGTCGTCCCCGAGGTGACCGTCGCGATCTACGATGCGGCGTCGAGCGACCCCGAACGGGCCAGGCAGTTGAACGCCGCGGTGACGGAGCTGAACCACGCGATCACGGCGGAGTTCGGGATCCCCGGGCTGAAGTACGCGATGCGGCAGCGCGGTGCCCCGGCCGGATGCGCGCGGTCGCCCCACCGGCCGCCGGACGCCGACGCGCGGGCGCGGTTGGACTCGTTGATCGCGGCGATCCCCGAGGTGTGAGCGACGCGGAACCACGCACCGAGCGGTCTCCCCTAACTTCCGACGCCGATCGGTCGACGGGCACGGCCGGTGCAACGTCTTGGGCAAACGCTTCCGGCGGTCGGCGACGACGTTCGCGTATGCCCATCAGGGACGTACTGCAACGGGTCGGCGAGTCTGCCCGCGATATTCATCGGGTTCACGTTGATCCCGACGGCGCTGGGTGCGGCACACCACATCGACCACGTCGTCCGCGGGAACCACGTCGGCTGGCCGATCACGCCGGCGGTGACCCCCTTCACGTACAGTCTCGCGATCTACCCGCTCCTGGTAGTCGGGCTCCTGCTGACGCCGACCGGACGGGTCGGAGCCCGCTTTTGGGTCGGCTTCCTCGCGCTCAGCACGGGGATGCTGGCGTACTTCCACGTCAGCCCCTGGGCGGTCGACCCGCCGCAGGACGTGATCCTGCCGTACGCAGACCCGCTCGTGGGCTACGTCGC
This region includes:
- a CDS encoding radical SAM protein, whose product is MSQRATLAETTSLCPDCLQQVPGRYEERDGGVFLTRDCPDHGVASRRVWGSHDHWEWAAEFGPSPEYDGGDLAVDDDHACLAVVEVTDDCNLSCSYCFASSGPGGDHRSTDEIEALLDTVENAGGRPIQFSGGEPTVRDDLPDLVERARERGIDHVEVNTNGIRLATEEGYAGKLADAGVTAVYLQFDGLTSETYETIREVDLVEEKHAAIEACRDADLPVVLVPTVVPDVNDHEMGDIVRFALENRDVIRSVNFQPVAHFGRYATDDGRFAIDTATRLLAEQIGSLEPRDMLPAPCCSAYCQIGTAFVPADADPSVGDGCGSDGGAAADGADAGADCGCEDADAGAFVPLTKFVDDQLWEMLSGMVDEGDYMELLAGTAAGEEWACKTAGCCGVDVPGGVEGLFDEVVPVSFTGFMDADAADVNRLSNCCISVPTADGDLVPFCGYNMTTDDGEYALRNRNEWGGRAAVDDPRAATGADGSDPDADAPTGYEGDGVADGGRVEDSPRTDCDPDSGCCGDGR
- a CDS encoding class I SAM-dependent methyltransferase codes for the protein MNGLVDAALANPWSTLDRLLDGPLHPGGTDATAALLDRADVGSDTRVLDVGCGAGEALAVARERGADAVGVDPSPDAAGTIRGDATALPIRESSVDVLLAECVLCLTDLPAALGEARRVLVDGGRLAVSEVVVDGGGPAVPERVAEALCLSGARSRDRLRSAITGAGFAVRTMTDHHDDLLAMRDRVTDRVDYEGLLGLMGERGQRALDAIETLETAVEAGEVSYVSVVADAPQ
- a CDS encoding dihydrodipicolinate synthase family protein, which codes for MDGAAAPLVTPFTGDGDVDERTLSDLVGWLEDRGIDFLVPCGSTGEAELLTAAERTRVIETVADAASVPILAGTGSPGVRETRAATASAAEAGADAALVVTPFYYPHDQSALADYYRDLADAASIPIYLYSVPAFTDVRLDPGTAAALADHPNVAGMKDSAGDVASFVRLVRGTADADFDPLVGSGGVFAQALAAGATGGVLALSNVVPEVTVAIYDAASSDPERARQLNAAVTELNHAITAEFGIPGLKYAMRQRGAPAGCARSPHRPPDADARARLDSLIAAIPEV